In the genome of Candidatus Saccharibacteria bacterium, one region contains:
- a CDS encoding pyridoxamine 5'-phosphate oxidase family protein, which produces MTATTSKTRPVNQKIINFLREHETAVLATVDPNNRPHAVVIYIAVADDLSITFLTKYDTKKSDNLRHNKHAMMTVFDPATQAVVQITGQAEELSDMNEAHQAFRHALRSSLHTSNMAVPPIAKLNAGDYTAFRVTPSDVRMATFTEKHNGKYEQTFEVAEL; this is translated from the coding sequence ATGACTGCAACAACTTCAAAAACAAGGCCAGTAAACCAAAAGATTATAAACTTTTTAAGAGAGCACGAAACCGCTGTATTAGCAACTGTCGACCCCAATAATCGTCCGCATGCCGTGGTTATTTATATCGCAGTCGCTGACGATTTATCGATTACTTTCCTTACCAAATACGACACCAAAAAAAGCGATAACTTACGGCATAATAAACACGCGATGATGACTGTATTTGACCCGGCTACGCAAGCAGTCGTTCAGATTACCGGTCAAGCAGAAGAGTTATCTGATATGAACGAAGCTCATCAAGCTTTTCGACACGCCCTTAGATCATCGCTTCACACTAGCAACATGGCTGTTCCTCCAATAGCTAAACTCAACGCGGGTGATTACACAGCTTTTCGCGTTACACCGTCTGATGTGCGTATGGCTACATTCACCGAAAAGCACAATGGTAAATATGAGCAAACATTTGAAGTAGCTGAGCTTTAA
- a CDS encoding heavy metal translocating P-type ATPase — MQDHSCCDTNSTPKPQKPSHQEGNDSHDHDKHAGHNPDMFKKKFWLSLLLSLIVVAYSPFIMEWLGYNLPMFTGSTLISPVIGTFIFFYGGLVFLKSARSEIKNRQPGMMTLISLAITVAFAYSLAVSLNLLAGVDFWWELATLITIMLLGHWLEMASVMNAQGALQELAKLLPDEAEVLTNAGTKTIPISELRVGDKVLVRPGSNVPVDGTVTKGQSDVNEAMLTGESKPVKKDIGSGVIAGTVNDSGSLTIKVTKLGDDTALAGIMKLVSEAQSSKSKTQVLADKAAFYLTFVALGAALLTAMGWGVFSDQSGAFVIQRVVTVLIIACPHALGLAIPLVTAISTTKAANSGLLIRERLALESARNLDVVLFDKTGTLTTGKQGVIDVITKEDETALLTTAAAVENESEHPIARAIVTYAKDKNIQIKAAKNFKALAGRGAQASIAGKTVHVGGSQLLTKQSVTIPDYLKEAAATAAKNGKTVVYVLRDNKVIGAITLADVIRPESKQSVADLQRAGKRVAIITGDSDGVAAWVSNELGVDEYFAEVLPQHKADVVKKLQANGDKVAMVGDGVNDAPALTQADVGIAIGAGTDVAIESAGIVLASSDPRGVTKVVTLSKATYRKMVQNLVWATGYNAVAIPLAAGVTASLGFVLSPAIGAVLMSLSTIIVAVNAQFLRRLQL, encoded by the coding sequence ATGCAAGACCACAGCTGTTGCGATACAAATAGCACTCCAAAACCACAAAAACCGTCACATCAAGAAGGTAACGACTCACACGATCACGACAAGCATGCCGGTCATAATCCCGATATGTTCAAGAAAAAGTTCTGGTTGAGTTTACTGCTAAGCTTGATAGTCGTCGCCTACTCCCCATTTATTATGGAGTGGCTTGGCTATAACTTGCCGATGTTTACGGGCAGTACCTTGATATCGCCTGTTATAGGCACCTTTATATTTTTCTACGGTGGCTTAGTGTTTTTAAAAAGTGCCCGCTCAGAAATAAAAAACCGCCAGCCCGGCATGATGACTCTTATTTCACTTGCGATAACTGTAGCCTTTGCGTACAGTTTGGCCGTTTCTTTGAACCTACTTGCGGGCGTGGATTTCTGGTGGGAACTAGCAACACTTATAACAATTATGTTGCTAGGTCACTGGTTAGAGATGGCCTCTGTTATGAACGCTCAGGGCGCACTGCAAGAACTTGCAAAATTATTACCAGATGAAGCCGAAGTTCTCACCAATGCAGGCACGAAAACTATACCGATTAGCGAGCTGAGAGTCGGTGATAAAGTACTGGTACGCCCCGGATCAAACGTTCCAGTCGATGGTACGGTCACAAAAGGACAATCTGACGTGAATGAAGCAATGCTCACTGGGGAGTCAAAGCCAGTCAAAAAGGACATCGGGTCTGGAGTAATAGCCGGAACTGTCAACGACAGCGGCTCGCTCACGATTAAAGTAACTAAACTAGGCGACGACACCGCACTGGCGGGCATAATGAAGCTCGTTAGCGAGGCACAAAGCAGTAAATCAAAAACACAGGTTCTAGCAGATAAAGCCGCTTTTTATCTTACTTTTGTCGCACTAGGTGCAGCGCTGCTTACTGCAATGGGCTGGGGGGTGTTTAGCGATCAATCAGGCGCATTTGTCATCCAGCGGGTCGTAACGGTACTTATAATTGCCTGTCCGCACGCGCTTGGCTTGGCTATTCCACTGGTGACAGCTATTTCAACCACCAAGGCTGCTAACAGCGGCTTGCTTATCCGCGAGCGCCTGGCGCTAGAGTCTGCTCGGAACCTCGACGTCGTGCTGTTTGATAAAACCGGCACACTTACCACCGGTAAACAGGGCGTTATCGACGTTATAACGAAAGAGGACGAGACTGCGTTGCTTACCACCGCGGCGGCAGTTGAAAATGAATCAGAACACCCGATTGCTCGGGCAATCGTGACCTACGCCAAGGACAAAAACATACAGATTAAAGCAGCCAAAAATTTCAAGGCTCTTGCGGGACGTGGTGCCCAGGCCAGCATTGCCGGAAAGACAGTTCATGTAGGCGGCTCACAACTGCTAACCAAACAAAGTGTTACAATCCCCGACTACCTAAAAGAGGCTGCTGCTACCGCCGCCAAAAACGGGAAAACCGTCGTGTACGTACTGCGCGACAATAAAGTAATCGGAGCTATTACACTCGCCGATGTCATCCGACCGGAATCCAAACAGTCAGTAGCTGACTTACAGCGCGCTGGTAAACGGGTTGCAATTATAACCGGAGATTCTGACGGCGTTGCGGCCTGGGTGTCTAATGAGCTGGGTGTCGACGAGTACTTTGCCGAAGTATTGCCTCAGCATAAAGCGGACGTCGTCAAGAAGCTGCAGGCTAATGGCGATAAAGTAGCTATGGTTGGTGATGGTGTCAATGACGCGCCCGCTCTAACACAGGCAGACGTGGGTATAGCGATTGGAGCAGGCACGGATGTTGCCATTGAATCAGCCGGAATCGTGCTGGCCAGCAGCGATCCGCGCGGTGTAACAAAAGTCGTTACCTTATCTAAGGCCACCTATCGCAAGATGGTACAAAACCTGGTTTGGGCTACAGGCTACAACGCCGTAGCAATCCCGCTTGCAGCCGGCGTAACCGCCTCGCTCGGTTTTGTGCTTTCGCCGGCTATCGGAGCTGTACTAATGTCACTATCGACAATTATTGTCGCTGTGAATGCGCAGTTCCTCCGCCGTCTCCAGCTGTAG
- the pip gene encoding prolyl aminopeptidase: MSKAIDLHVRKSGHLDVGDGHKLYWEDWGNPSGFPVMHFHGGPGGGFSDSNKLMFDPKKHRVIFFDQRGSGKSTPFASLKQNTTQKLVEDTEKLRKHLGIEQMHLVGGSWGSTMVLAYAIAYPSRVKAMLAWGIYLGSKFETSLISEGHARYTYPEAWERFISHVPEKWRKNGEAITKYYAQQFESKDKKTAQKYADEWTLWELSNMSVGYNLKKLEQDVLGDENNLPLAKIEAHYFLNDCFMPENYILDNVDKIKHLPLYVVQGRFDNCTPPVTAHKLAKAYGKNMTLQMVNAGHRRSDPEQFAALTAASNLLFT; the protein is encoded by the coding sequence GTGAGTAAAGCTATTGATCTGCACGTAAGAAAGTCTGGGCACTTGGATGTTGGCGACGGGCACAAGTTGTATTGGGAGGATTGGGGCAACCCAAGCGGCTTCCCTGTCATGCATTTCCATGGCGGGCCGGGCGGAGGCTTTAGCGATAGCAATAAACTGATGTTTGATCCAAAAAAGCACCGGGTGATATTTTTTGACCAGCGTGGGTCGGGCAAAAGTACGCCGTTTGCAAGCCTAAAGCAAAACACCACTCAAAAGTTAGTAGAAGATACCGAAAAATTACGAAAACATCTTGGGATAGAGCAAATGCATCTCGTCGGCGGCTCTTGGGGCTCAACCATGGTGCTAGCCTACGCCATTGCCTACCCAAGCCGAGTTAAGGCCATGCTTGCTTGGGGGATTTATCTTGGCAGCAAATTTGAGACGAGTCTTATTTCCGAAGGTCACGCTCGCTACACCTATCCTGAGGCCTGGGAGCGTTTTATTTCTCATGTGCCAGAAAAATGGCGAAAAAATGGCGAAGCAATCACCAAGTACTATGCTCAACAATTCGAGTCTAAGGATAAGAAAACTGCTCAAAAATACGCCGACGAGTGGACACTGTGGGAACTTTCCAACATGAGTGTTGGCTACAATCTTAAAAAGTTAGAACAAGATGTACTCGGTGACGAAAACAACCTGCCGTTGGCTAAAATTGAGGCGCACTATTTTTTGAACGACTGTTTTATGCCAGAAAATTACATCCTAGATAACGTAGATAAAATCAAACACCTGCCACTATATGTAGTGCAAGGTAGATTTGATAATTGCACTCCACCAGTAACCGCCCATAAACTAGCAAAAGCATACGGTAAAAATATGACCCTACAGATGGTAAACGCCGGCCATCGTCGCTCTGACCCCGAGCAATTTGCTGCCCTAACAGCTGCCAGTAATTTATTATTTACGTGA
- a CDS encoding TIGR00730 family Rossman fold protein, whose protein sequence is MFKKIKKYIRRFNHSSLRYISHQERRHAAGTITEASVNARMKRVNKEFKKGFKLLMNHPDTVTFFGSARFTEDNEYYEQARELAGRIVREIGSTVVTGGGGGIMEAANRGAAEAQGKSIGMTIQLPHEQITNQYVSYSVDFYYFFSRKVALSFTARAYVYFPGGFGTMDEFFEILTLKQTERIDPIPIILFGSEFWKPLMEYVQKVLLNQSHTISPKDLHLFHITDDVDDALRIISRSKPRISKKS, encoded by the coding sequence ATGTTTAAAAAAATCAAAAAGTATATAAGAAGATTTAATCATTCCAGCCTACGCTATATCTCCCACCAAGAGCGGCGCCATGCCGCGGGCACGATTACCGAAGCTAGTGTCAACGCCCGTATGAAGCGCGTCAACAAAGAGTTCAAAAAAGGCTTCAAGCTGCTAATGAACCACCCTGACACAGTTACTTTTTTTGGCTCCGCAAGATTTACAGAAGATAACGAATACTACGAACAAGCCCGAGAGTTGGCCGGACGCATCGTGCGAGAAATTGGTTCTACCGTTGTTACCGGAGGTGGAGGCGGTATAATGGAGGCCGCTAATAGAGGCGCCGCCGAAGCCCAGGGTAAATCTATAGGCATGACAATTCAATTGCCACACGAGCAAATAACCAATCAATATGTCAGTTACTCGGTAGATTTTTATTACTTTTTCAGCCGTAAGGTCGCCTTATCATTCACCGCTCGTGCCTATGTTTACTTTCCTGGCGGTTTTGGTACCATGGACGAATTCTTTGAGATATTAACCCTAAAACAAACCGAGCGCATAGACCCGATTCCTATCATTTTATTTGGTAGTGAGTTCTGGAAACCTTTAATGGAGTACGTCCAGAAAGTGCTCCTCAATCAATCACACACTATTAGCCCAAAGGACTTACATTTATTTCATATCACGGACGATGTAGATGATGCTCTCCGAATTATCTCGCGTTCAAAACCCCGCATATCTAAAAAAAGCTAG
- a CDS encoding serine hydrolase, whose amino-acid sequence MKKIALRVALSIIVLLPTTAVVYVLFFQSMPTLEATYNNLPASEPAVVSVPWPDEGVATIGAVGYGLLDDSGNADEVVPIASITKLFTALAIMEQKPFEQGQDGETITFGQADQQLYTDYIAREGSAYPINAGDSLTQAEAMHALLIPSANNLADSLSRWAFGSEENFLRYVNDMAADMGLENTTIADTSGFSPESVSTPRELMVVAERVLQDPVLSEIVSKPSTVIDPAVGTIYNTNPLLLDQYVVGVKTGTTDEAGSNLIFAADFPLTETASTTIIGMVLGQPDRQTVINQSRSILQSGQKGLGFIEVVEPETVVGRYEVPWAEEVELVTNGGIMVGAWVGEAYQPQVEAERVEPGVQAQTEVGTLSVDHGSDTTSVPITTTDPIEPPSFWWRLLNIF is encoded by the coding sequence ATGAAGAAAATTGCCCTACGCGTAGCACTGAGCATTATTGTACTGTTGCCAACAACGGCCGTTGTGTATGTATTGTTTTTTCAATCAATGCCCACCCTGGAGGCAACCTACAATAACTTGCCAGCCAGTGAGCCAGCCGTGGTTTCTGTACCATGGCCAGATGAAGGTGTCGCAACTATTGGCGCGGTTGGCTATGGTCTACTCGATGATTCCGGCAATGCTGATGAAGTTGTTCCGATCGCCAGCATTACAAAGCTGTTTACCGCTCTCGCCATAATGGAGCAAAAGCCGTTTGAGCAAGGCCAAGACGGCGAAACTATTACCTTTGGGCAGGCCGATCAACAACTATACACTGACTATATTGCACGAGAAGGTTCTGCATATCCGATCAATGCTGGGGATAGCTTAACCCAAGCCGAAGCAATGCATGCCCTACTTATCCCGTCCGCAAATAATTTGGCCGATAGCCTGTCACGTTGGGCGTTTGGCTCGGAAGAAAACTTCTTACGTTACGTAAATGACATGGCGGCTGATATGGGTCTAGAAAACACCACCATAGCTGATACCAGCGGGTTTTCACCCGAGTCTGTTAGCACGCCCCGCGAGCTGATGGTTGTCGCCGAACGAGTTCTGCAAGACCCTGTGTTATCAGAAATAGTTAGCAAACCATCAACTGTAATCGACCCAGCCGTCGGAACAATTTATAACACCAATCCGTTGTTGCTAGACCAGTACGTAGTCGGTGTAAAAACCGGCACAACCGATGAAGCTGGCTCAAACTTGATATTTGCAGCTGACTTCCCGCTGACCGAAACCGCCTCGACGACAATCATCGGCATGGTACTCGGCCAGCCAGACCGCCAGACTGTTATTAATCAATCACGATCAATATTACAATCCGGGCAAAAAGGACTTGGCTTTATAGAAGTAGTCGAACCTGAAACCGTTGTTGGCCGCTATGAAGTCCCCTGGGCAGAAGAAGTAGAACTCGTCACAAACGGTGGTATTATGGTCGGCGCATGGGTTGGCGAAGCATATCAACCACAAGTAGAAGCCGAGCGAGTTGAACCGGGCGTACAGGCACAGACTGAAGTCGGAACGCTGAGTGTCGATCACGGTTCGGATACCACGAGCGTACCAATAACCACAACCGACCCTATTGAACCCCCTTCGTTTTGGTGGCGTCTGCTAAATATTTTTTAG
- a CDS encoding potassium channel family protein, with product MRQGLTEKSTYRLLLLATVLVIGFGMVFFRAVEGWSWIDSYYFSVISLATVGYGDIYPITTIGKIMTTVFVFIGVGILASFIQVFARHHGKRIVESHKKHLSDLHSRDQNKEQ from the coding sequence ATGCGTCAAGGACTAACAGAAAAATCAACTTACCGACTACTATTGCTAGCAACTGTTTTAGTCATCGGTTTTGGCATGGTATTTTTTCGGGCGGTCGAAGGCTGGAGCTGGATAGATTCTTACTATTTTAGCGTTATTTCACTAGCTACTGTTGGGTATGGTGACATCTATCCTATAACGACCATCGGTAAAATAATGACTACTGTTTTTGTGTTTATAGGGGTTGGTATCCTTGCTTCATTCATCCAGGTATTTGCACGGCATCACGGCAAAAGAATTGTCGAAAGCCACAAAAAGCATTTGTCTGATCTTCACTCCCGCGATCAAAATAAAGAACAGTAA
- a CDS encoding PH domain-containing protein, with product MYQSLVAQNIIRQQSAIRRVPLPQYSKTPTTPPHAHDENNPQDKKKRVFDELKSVGMGWYGLAHAEAQALPNIIHDYEHITGVVYGRHAEGFAMLIATDRRAFFLDKKPLFIKTDEISYDIVGGVSYGKAGVFANVTLYTRIGDYTIGTMNDTSARKFVSYIESRCLEHSAIDDFRYRRAVHNKAT from the coding sequence ATGTACCAATCACTCGTCGCACAAAACATCATCCGTCAACAATCTGCCATACGCCGGGTGCCGCTGCCGCAATACTCCAAAACGCCGACGACTCCACCTCACGCCCACGATGAAAATAATCCGCAAGACAAAAAGAAGCGTGTGTTTGATGAACTAAAATCCGTTGGGATGGGATGGTATGGTCTGGCGCATGCCGAAGCTCAGGCTCTACCAAATATTATTCATGACTATGAACATATAACCGGTGTCGTTTACGGTCGCCATGCGGAGGGATTTGCAATGTTAATAGCCACCGATAGGCGCGCCTTTTTCTTAGATAAAAAACCACTGTTTATTAAGACTGATGAGATCTCTTACGACATTGTTGGTGGCGTGAGTTACGGCAAAGCCGGAGTTTTTGCCAATGTTACACTCTACACTCGAATCGGAGACTATACCATTGGCACTATGAACGATACCAGCGCCCGTAAATTTGTAAGTTATATTGAATCACGTTGTCTTGAGCACTCAGCAATTGACGACTTTCGATATCGACGCGCCGTACACAATAAAGCAACATAG
- a CDS encoding DNA-3-methyladenine glycosylase: MEQLLKTAEPILIKQDPVLGELIKSQTLNLRAPRKDYFTSLCRSIVGQQVSVAAATAIFGRLLAATGIKPAKVLQLSDEEIRAIGLSKQKVGYIRDLAAHFANNPDVYNHLGQRTDEQVITELTEIKGIGVWTAQMFLIFTLGRADVFAPDDLGLQNAMKKLYGWDKVPPKKELTAIAENWAPYRTIASLHLWQSLK; encoded by the coding sequence ATGGAACAATTACTAAAAACGGCTGAACCTATCTTGATTAAACAAGACCCTGTGCTTGGCGAGCTCATCAAGTCACAGACCTTAAACTTGCGCGCACCAAGAAAAGACTACTTTACCTCACTTTGTCGTAGCATTGTTGGGCAGCAAGTTTCTGTAGCGGCAGCTACAGCCATATTCGGTCGTCTGTTGGCCGCCACCGGCATAAAACCCGCAAAAGTCTTGCAGCTTAGCGATGAAGAGATTCGCGCCATAGGTTTATCTAAACAAAAAGTTGGCTACATACGCGACCTTGCCGCGCACTTCGCCAACAATCCAGATGTATATAATCATCTAGGTCAGCGAACTGATGAACAAGTTATTACTGAACTGACAGAAATTAAAGGTATCGGTGTCTGGACAGCACAGATGTTCTTAATATTTACACTTGGTCGAGCGGACGTGTTTGCACCGGATGACTTAGGGCTACAAAACGCCATGAAAAAGCTCTACGGTTGGGATAAAGTACCTCCCAAAAAAGAGCTTACTGCAATCGCTGAAAACTGGGCACCCTACCGTACGATTGCCAGTTTACACTTATGGCAATCGCTTAAATAA
- a CDS encoding HDIG domain-containing protein produces the protein MSVLETREFPQETHETIAEKNYAELLDDSRSLAIEIGVDQHTYVTTFELLEKLRQFDEQTARESLQTLPLALKTAQAIHDVFPDAEVDLAAIWSSSLLHDIGKIEVSQDLIAKSNEGTDWGLKDHTQIIPHAWLGGQIARQYGLSDTIARAIEEHHHKQDSVLAYGVDEELSDSERITRDCLTTADFTDAMLTRTNTRNEHLSYGERLEAVWNHICFVFNDYNSRDYLATTVYKNLALAT, from the coding sequence ATGTCCGTCCTAGAAACTCGCGAGTTCCCACAAGAAACCCATGAAACAATAGCTGAAAAAAACTATGCGGAGCTGCTGGATGATTCTAGATCACTGGCTATTGAAATTGGTGTTGATCAACATACCTACGTTACTACGTTTGAACTTCTGGAAAAACTACGACAATTTGATGAACAAACAGCACGCGAAAGTCTCCAAACGTTGCCATTAGCCCTCAAGACAGCTCAGGCGATACATGATGTATTCCCAGACGCTGAGGTTGATTTAGCCGCTATTTGGTCATCTTCTCTACTCCACGATATTGGCAAAATAGAAGTGAGCCAAGACTTAATTGCCAAAAGTAACGAAGGAACAGATTGGGGACTTAAGGATCATACCCAAATTATCCCGCACGCCTGGCTAGGCGGCCAAATCGCTCGACAGTATGGTTTATCTGATACTATTGCCCGAGCCATAGAAGAACATCACCATAAACAAGACAGTGTCTTGGCTTATGGTGTAGACGAAGAACTTTCAGATAGCGAGAGAATTACCCGTGATTGCCTGACAACTGCTGACTTCACAGATGCCATGCTTACTAGGACGAACACCAGGAACGAACATTTATCATATGGGGAGCGGCTCGAGGCAGTCTGGAACCATATTTGCTTTGTTTTCAACGACTACAACTCTCGTGATTATCTTGCTACTACGGTCTACAAAAACCTCGCCCTCGCCACCTAA
- a CDS encoding metalloregulator ArsR/SmtB family transcription factor, translating to MYEKLFELQEDVFKVIANQKRLEIIQLLTHKEMSVSEMVSMLGISQSNVSQHLSLLRQVGIVSTRKTGTSVYYSLKDERIAEACSLIRKFLANQNKLSNLSFQDTDLESLYPLVQDPVCGMRMGVTEASEQVTHGKDTYFFCASGCKHTFEKNPKQYIKHKTSRGA from the coding sequence ATGTACGAAAAATTGTTTGAACTCCAAGAGGACGTCTTTAAGGTTATTGCCAATCAAAAGCGCCTAGAGATAATTCAACTCCTTACCCACAAAGAAATGTCAGTATCTGAGATGGTTAGTATGCTTGGTATATCCCAATCCAACGTTTCACAGCACCTGAGCTTGCTCAGACAAGTAGGCATTGTATCCACACGGAAAACCGGAACTTCCGTATACTACTCCCTTAAAGATGAGCGCATAGCCGAAGCTTGCAGCCTCATCCGTAAATTCTTGGCTAACCAAAACAAGTTATCTAATCTTAGCTTCCAGGATACTGATCTTGAATCGCTATATCCTCTGGTGCAAGATCCGGTCTGCGGTATGCGCATGGGTGTGACCGAGGCTTCAGAACAAGTAACTCACGGTAAAGATACTTACTTTTTCTGCGCCAGTGGCTGTAAGCACACCTTCGAGAAGAACCCCAAGCAATACATAAAACATAAAACGTCCAGAGGAGCCTAA
- a CDS encoding AbrB/MazE/SpoVT family DNA-binding domain-containing protein: MGVRTSEEQHIRSIMQNNSGSYTVSLPIAMVRKLRWQRRQKVTVTLKGDKLVIEDWKD, from the coding sequence ATGGGTGTACGTACAAGTGAAGAGCAACATATCCGGAGCATCATGCAAAATAACAGCGGGTCGTATACGGTTTCCTTGCCAATCGCCATGGTTCGGAAATTGCGGTGGCAGCGGCGGCAAAAAGTCACCGTCACCCTAAAAGGCGACAAACTGGTTATTGAAGACTGGAAAGATTGA
- a CDS encoding Crp/Fnr family transcriptional regulator: protein MPVNKIDTKVAAFFKQYPMRSYSKKQVLIHNGDQPQHVFYLEKGTVRQYDISYRGDEVVVNVFKPGSFFPMIWAITDVPNKFFFDAVEDIQVYIAPRSDVVSFLKNNTDVMFNLLSRVYIGVDGLLGRMVQLMSGSARNRLLYELATECRRFGSPQADKSCSITINEDELAARVGLTRETISRELQKAQKSGLLRKQRSQIVVTDLAKLEADLLQAI from the coding sequence ATGCCGGTAAATAAAATTGACACAAAAGTTGCAGCGTTTTTCAAGCAATACCCTATGCGTTCGTATAGCAAAAAACAAGTTCTCATACATAACGGCGACCAACCTCAACATGTATTCTACCTGGAAAAAGGAACTGTCCGGCAGTATGATATCTCTTATCGCGGCGACGAAGTAGTTGTTAACGTATTTAAACCCGGCTCATTTTTTCCGATGATATGGGCAATAACCGATGTACCTAATAAGTTCTTTTTTGATGCAGTAGAAGATATTCAAGTTTACATAGCACCACGTAGTGACGTAGTTTCGTTTTTAAAAAATAACACCGACGTTATGTTTAACCTGCTATCGCGTGTATACATTGGAGTAGACGGTTTACTAGGGAGAATGGTGCAACTGATGTCTGGAAGTGCGAGGAATCGGCTGTTATACGAACTTGCTACAGAATGTCGGCGCTTCGGCAGCCCACAAGCAGATAAATCATGTTCAATCACAATCAACGAGGACGAACTAGCAGCTCGCGTAGGTCTCACACGTGAGACGATTAGCCGCGAACTGCAAAAAGCTCAAAAATCCGGCTTACTCCGTAAACAGCGCAGCCAAATTGTTGTCACCGATCTTGCAAAACTTGAAGCAGACCTCCTACAAGCAATTTAG
- a CDS encoding serine hydrolase domain-containing protein produces MKQEALDKSVTFIKSWLAYRYEHEETPGFVVAISHKGKIVMNEAYGFADLENNTKMTSNHIFRIASHSKSFTSTALMQLQEQGKLRIDDYVTDFLPWLKSHKDKRWQKITIRQIMSHGAGIVRDGNKADYWQLERPFPDKAQLKKEIMDASLVIDNNIKMKYSNYGYSLLGLLIEAVAGISYNKYVTKHIVKPLGLKNTGPEYTPELDDRLVTGYSRREADKKRLPIAHTETQAMAPATGFYATADDLCAYFTAHFVGSGQLLDDESKKEMQRVHFHAKTPGQENDEDYGLGLVIENLKKRTTVGHGGGFPGQITMTVADPKDELVVVVLTNCIGGPAENTAKGIYGIFDYFNDNMTSSKPKHDLAKFEGRFAGLWGVSEMVAVGDKLVSIHPGAWQPFSSLEELEYVDGKTLRVTNASSFSSEDELVVFNFDNNKIKSVNHTGSTLWPEEVWKKKQQSRKRVEL; encoded by the coding sequence ATGAAACAAGAAGCCTTAGATAAATCGGTTACATTCATTAAGTCCTGGTTGGCCTACCGCTACGAGCACGAGGAAACTCCTGGCTTTGTAGTTGCCATATCGCACAAAGGCAAAATTGTCATGAACGAGGCCTATGGTTTTGCCGACCTAGAGAATAATACCAAGATGACCAGCAATCACATTTTCCGTATAGCTTCACACTCCAAGTCTTTTACCTCAACAGCGCTTATGCAGCTCCAGGAGCAAGGGAAACTACGCATTGATGATTATGTGACTGACTTCTTGCCGTGGCTTAAGAGCCACAAAGACAAACGATGGCAAAAGATAACTATACGTCAAATTATGTCGCATGGTGCTGGAATAGTCCGCGATGGCAATAAGGCTGATTATTGGCAGCTAGAACGTCCGTTCCCAGATAAAGCACAACTTAAGAAGGAAATTATGGATGCTAGTCTCGTTATCGACAACAACATTAAGATGAAGTATTCCAACTACGGCTACTCGCTACTCGGCCTGTTAATCGAGGCGGTTGCCGGTATTTCGTATAACAAATACGTTACCAAACACATCGTCAAGCCACTCGGTCTGAAAAACACTGGGCCGGAGTACACTCCGGAGCTTGATGACAGACTCGTTACCGGATACAGCCGCCGCGAAGCGGATAAGAAACGGCTGCCCATCGCTCATACTGAAACTCAAGCCATGGCTCCAGCAACCGGTTTTTACGCCACGGCTGATGATTTGTGTGCGTACTTTACTGCCCACTTCGTCGGTTCTGGTCAACTTTTAGATGACGAATCCAAGAAAGAGATGCAGCGGGTTCATTTCCACGCCAAAACGCCTGGCCAAGAAAATGACGAAGATTATGGTCTGGGACTCGTGATCGAGAATTTAAAAAAACGCACTACCGTCGGTCATGGTGGCGGTTTTCCGGGTCAAATAACTATGACTGTTGCCGATCCAAAAGACGAGCTTGTTGTTGTGGTGCTAACTAATTGCATTGGTGGGCCTGCCGAGAACACCGCCAAAGGTATATACGGGATTTTTGATTACTTCAACGACAACATGACTAGCTCTAAACCAAAGCATGATCTTGCCAAGTTTGAAGGTCGATTTGCCGGACTGTGGGGTGTTAGCGAAATGGTCGCTGTTGGCGATAAGCTTGTTTCTATACACCCGGGTGCATGGCAACCGTTTTCAAGCCTAGAAGAGCTAGAGTACGTAGACGGTAAAACACTCAGAGTTACTAATGCTAGTAGCTTCAGCTCGGAAGACGAGCTTGTTGTCTTTAATTTCGATAATAACAAGATTAAATCCGTAAATCATACGGGTTCTACCCTGTGGCCAGAAGAAGTCTGGAAGAAAAAGCAGCAATCCAGAAAGCGTGTGGAACTGTGA